The Oncorhynchus tshawytscha isolate Ot180627B unplaced genomic scaffold, Otsh_v2.0 Un_contig_3171_pilon_pilon, whole genome shotgun sequence genome has a window encoding:
- the LOC112261433 gene encoding ankyrin-3 isoform X5, with amino-acid sequence MAVEEGAELLEAIDSNASYLRAARAGNLEKALDYLKTGVEINICNQNGLNALHLASKEGHAEVVTQLIKLGANVDAATKKGNTALHIASLAGQVDVVKELVTSGANINAQSQNGFTPLYMAAQENHQKVVRYLLDHGSTQGIATEDGFTPLAVALQQGHEQVVSLLLENDTKGKVRLPALHIAARKDDTKAAALLLQIDHNADVESKMMVNRTTESGFTPLHIAAHYGNINVATLLLNRGAAVDFKARNDITPLHVASKRGNGNMVKVLLERGGTIDARTKDGLTPLHCGARSGHEQVLEMLLDRGAPILSKTKNGLSPLHMATQGDHLNCVQLLLHHEVPVDDVTNDYLTALHVAAHCGHYKVAKVIVDKKANPNAKALNGFTPLHIACKKNRIKVMELLLKHGASIQAVTESGLTPIHVAAFMGHDNIVTQLTNHGASPNTTNVRGETALHMAARAGQAGVVKYLVQSGARVEVKAKVGLAKNPILTGEKPNTDWRKTQY; translated from the exons AATGGCCTCAACGCCCTCCATCTGGCCTCTAAAGAGGGCCATGCCGAGGTGGTCACACAACTCATCAAGCTGGGAGCCAATGTGGACGCTGCAACTAAG AAAGGGAACACAGCTCTCCACATAGCGTCTCTGGCTGGTCAGGTGGATGTAGTGAAGGAGCTGGTGACCAGCGGAGCTAACATCAACGCACAATCTCAG AATGGCTTCACTCCTCTGTACATGGCTGCTCAGGAGAATCATCAGAAGGTGGTCAGATACCTGCTGGACCATGGCTCCACACAGGGCATCGCTACAGAG GATGGCTTCACGCCCCTGGCGGTGGCGTTGCAGCAGGGACATGAACAGGTGGTCTCTCTGCTCCTGGAGAATGACACTAAAGGAAAGGTCCGGCTCCCGGCGCTCCACATCGCCGCACGGAAGGACGACACTAAGGCTGCTGCCCTGCTGCTCCAAATCGACCACAACGCAGATGTCGAGTCCAAG ATGATGGTGAATAGGACCACAGAG AGTGGCTTTACTCCGCTGCACATTGCTGCTCACTACGGCAACATCAACGTGGCAACGCTCCTCCTCAACCGCGGCGCCGCCGTGGACTTCAAGGCCAGG AATGACATCACACCGCTGCATGTGGCTTCTAAGAGAGGGAATGGCAACATGGTGAAAGTTCTGCTGGAGAGGGGAGGCACGATAGACGCCAGGACTAAG GACGGTCTGACCCCTCTCCACTGTGGCGCCAGGAGCGGACATGAACAGGTGCTGGAGATGCTGCTAGACAGAGGAGCTCCCATCCTGTCCAAAACTAAG AACGGTCTGTCTCCCCTCCACATGGCCACCCAGGGGGACCATCTGAACTGTGTTCAGCTCCTGCTACACCACGAGGTTCCTGTTGATGATGTCACCAACGACTATCTGACGGCCCTGCATGTCGCCGCCCACTGCGGACACTACAAGGTCGCCAAGGTCATTGTGGACAAGAAGGCCAATCCCAACGCTAAAGCACTG AATGGTTTCACTCCGCTCCACATCGCCTGCAAGAAGAACAGAATCAAAGTGATGGAACTGCTGCTGAAACACGGAGCGTCCATACAGGCAGTGACCGAG TCGGGTCTCACTCCGATCCATGTGGCGGCTTTCATGGGACACGATAACATCGTCACTCAGCTGACGAATCATGGAGCTTCGCCAAACACAACTAATGTG aggggagagacggCGCTCCACATGGCAGCGAGGGCCGGCCAGGCTGGCGTGGTCAAATACCTGGTTCAGAGCGGAGCCAGAGTGGAGGTCAAGGCCAAGGTAGGACTGGCGAAAAACCCAATACTGACTGGAGAAAAACCCAATACTGACTGGAGAAAAACCCAATACTGA
- the LOC112261433 gene encoding ankyrin-3 isoform X6 has product MASSTGDRRDSQIDSNASYLRAARAGNLEKALDYLKTGVEINICNQNGLNALHLASKEGHAEVVTQLIKLGANVDAATKKGNTALHIASLAGQVDVVKELVTSGANINAQSQNGFTPLYMAAQENHQKVVRYLLDHGSTQGIATEDGFTPLAVALQQGHEQVVSLLLENDTKGKVRLPALHIAARKDDTKAAALLLQIDHNADVESKMMVNRTTESGFTPLHIAAHYGNINVATLLLNRGAAVDFKARNDITPLHVASKRGNGNMVKVLLERGGTIDARTKDGLTPLHCGARSGHEQVLEMLLDRGAPILSKTKNGLSPLHMATQGDHLNCVQLLLHHEVPVDDVTNDYLTALHVAAHCGHYKVAKVIVDKKANPNAKALNGFTPLHIACKKNRIKVMELLLKHGASIQAVTESGLTPIHVAAFMGHDNIVTQLTNHGASPNTTNVRGETALHMAARAGQAGVVKYLVQSGARVEVKAKVGLAKNPILTGEKPNTDWRKTQY; this is encoded by the exons AATGGCCTCAACGCCCTCCATCTGGCCTCTAAAGAGGGCCATGCCGAGGTGGTCACACAACTCATCAAGCTGGGAGCCAATGTGGACGCTGCAACTAAG AAAGGGAACACAGCTCTCCACATAGCGTCTCTGGCTGGTCAGGTGGATGTAGTGAAGGAGCTGGTGACCAGCGGAGCTAACATCAACGCACAATCTCAG AATGGCTTCACTCCTCTGTACATGGCTGCTCAGGAGAATCATCAGAAGGTGGTCAGATACCTGCTGGACCATGGCTCCACACAGGGCATCGCTACAGAG GATGGCTTCACGCCCCTGGCGGTGGCGTTGCAGCAGGGACATGAACAGGTGGTCTCTCTGCTCCTGGAGAATGACACTAAAGGAAAGGTCCGGCTCCCGGCGCTCCACATCGCCGCACGGAAGGACGACACTAAGGCTGCTGCCCTGCTGCTCCAAATCGACCACAACGCAGATGTCGAGTCCAAG ATGATGGTGAATAGGACCACAGAG AGTGGCTTTACTCCGCTGCACATTGCTGCTCACTACGGCAACATCAACGTGGCAACGCTCCTCCTCAACCGCGGCGCCGCCGTGGACTTCAAGGCCAGG AATGACATCACACCGCTGCATGTGGCTTCTAAGAGAGGGAATGGCAACATGGTGAAAGTTCTGCTGGAGAGGGGAGGCACGATAGACGCCAGGACTAAG GACGGTCTGACCCCTCTCCACTGTGGCGCCAGGAGCGGACATGAACAGGTGCTGGAGATGCTGCTAGACAGAGGAGCTCCCATCCTGTCCAAAACTAAG AACGGTCTGTCTCCCCTCCACATGGCCACCCAGGGGGACCATCTGAACTGTGTTCAGCTCCTGCTACACCACGAGGTTCCTGTTGATGATGTCACCAACGACTATCTGACGGCCCTGCATGTCGCCGCCCACTGCGGACACTACAAGGTCGCCAAGGTCATTGTGGACAAGAAGGCCAATCCCAACGCTAAAGCACTG AATGGTTTCACTCCGCTCCACATCGCCTGCAAGAAGAACAGAATCAAAGTGATGGAACTGCTGCTGAAACACGGAGCGTCCATACAGGCAGTGACCGAG TCGGGTCTCACTCCGATCCATGTGGCGGCTTTCATGGGACACGATAACATCGTCACTCAGCTGACGAATCATGGAGCTTCGCCAAACACAACTAATGTG aggggagagacggCGCTCCACATGGCAGCGAGGGCCGGCCAGGCTGGCGTGGTCAAATACCTGGTTCAGAGCGGAGCCAGAGTGGAGGTCAAGGCCAAGGTAGGACTGGCGAAAAACCCAATACTGACTGGAGAAAAACCCAATACTGACTGGAGAAAAACCCAATACTGA